The sequence GTATGTCTCGAGGATGGATGTTCAAAATGAGTCTGAGTTCCTTAAGAAGAAAAGGCAAGAGGTTCTGCAAAATAACTGGCAAGAGCAGCAGCGGAGTATTCAAGTGAATTCCAGATTTATGCCTCTAAATGCTGAAACTAATGCCGCTCTTGAATTGCTTCCTGGTGTTCCTTTTCCTGGAATGGAGTTGACAGCGTCTGCATTCCAGCAACAATACTGTTTTGATGTGCATTCCACAGCTTGTGTGCCATCACATGACAGTGCCTGGCAAAATATTGAGGGAGGAGGGCATTATAATATGCATCAACAGTTCTTTTACCCACCATGTCTTCACAAGCAAGGATTCCCAAATGGAACATTTTCGGGAATTAGGTCTGTTGGGAGCACAACCGAACCATACATTAAGCTTCCGGATTCCCACCAGATCCAACATTTCAACGGAAATTTGTATTGGAATGATTATCTTCTCTACAAAAGGCACAATGAGCCCGAGTTTCCAGCAATTGGCGGTGGCGTTTATCAATGCAATCCTTATGTCCAGAAACAAACATCTACCAACGAGCAAACCTTTTTGGCTAAAGATGACAATGATCATCTTTTTATGGACAGGAAGCTAGTTTCCCCCATAAAGATTTTGACGAGATCAGATGGAATGAACTCATTGAGACCTAGTCAATCAAGGTCTGCTAGAGTTAATCAATCGAAATCAACTGTTGACAGGGATGGAGATATGCATTCTAATGGTCAAGTTGAACAACCCCTTGCTTTTAGTAATGGATTATGGATGGATGGTCTGAATTGTCAAAGCTTATCACCTAGCAATCATGATTTTACAATTTCTCCAAAGTCTCCACAAGTTAAATATAATTCCATTGATGATGTCCTGGGAGGAATCTACTCTATGGCAAAGGATCAGATTGGTTGCCGTTTCCTACAGAAGAAATTTGCAGAAGGTGCTCCTGAAGATATTGAGAGGATTTTTGTTGAGATTATTGGTCACATTGTTGAACTCATGACTGATCCATTTGGGAATTATCTTGTTCAAAAGCTTCTTGAAGTATGCGATGAGGGTCAAAGAATGTGCATACTCAATATAGTAACCAGAAAGCCTGGGGAACTCTTTAGAATCTCGTGTGATATGCATGGGTATGTGATCTGTACTGCAGTTGAtacttcttttctcaatctgttcttgcatattatatatatatatatatatatatatatatatacatatatgactATTTAACAAAATGCAGAACCAGAGCTGTACAGAAGGTAATCGAGACTCTTCAAAATGCAGATCAATATTCAATGGTTGTTGCTTCTCTGAAGCCGCGTGTAGTGGCATTGTTAAAGAACATAAATGGCAATCATGTGGCCCAACGATGTTTGCAATATCTTCCGGCTGAATACAATGAGGTGTGGATCTATATATTCTGAAAATTATTGAATTGTCTAAATTGTTCATATACATATCTACCTGCATGCATCGTGCATTATTGATTCCCCTGTTTATTTGCTAAAAGCTCATCTTAAAGATTGGAAAGACAGATTCTCTCAAGGAGAGTCAAGTCATGAAATACCACATACTATGTACATGAACATCCTTGCACAGCTATATTTTCATCTTAGTTTATGAGGCATGTTACCTTTTTCCTGAAATTTGGAAGGTAAAGAAACCCTGGTCTTTAAGGATTCCTGGCAATTGGTGTTTCGTCAACTATTTGATTTGGAAAGAATATTTGTTTGAATTAGGAGTGGTGCAAGAACTTTATTATACAGGCAATTTTTCTTCATCAGGTGCGTTGATTATAAAacattcttggttttttttttcttttagatgcTATGCTTCACTATCTAAGTCCTAAAATCAGTGATCATTTGTGGTTTTGACCCAATTACATTCTATAGCATTTTAATGCAAAAAATGTTGGCACCTGGGAGCATGCAAAAAGTTTATGTGGAATCTTTTATCATAATCCATAATGAGATGTTTAACTTTATTAAACTGTAGCAAATGATATTAATGTCCTGAAGTAGTCCTCTTGCACTATTACTTGGTGGGTTATTAATTAGTGACTAATGTGTTAAAGGTTtcatttatgatttaaaattttctacTCATTGTAAAGCTGCTTCCCGTGTTCCATGTCAGTGGGTCTTGCATCTTCCCTTTTGTTTGTCTCTGAATACGATGAGTCTAAGCATTTATTTTCTTCAGTAATATTCAATAACAAGTGATTCATGAGATTATTTTGAAACAAGATCAAAAGCGAATGAACTCTAATTTTCAGATCAAAATGGATAAggaaatttgtatttttctctCCACATGCTGAATTGCTAATGTCTCTGCTTCGGGGTTATAATGACAAAACATATAAATGTATCACTAGGAAATTTTGTTATCACAAAAACTTGAGgaaatcattttcttctttacttgaatttatatatattttctcctCAGTTGTTGAAAGAGgatatttttcatctttcttgtAGTTCCTCTTTGATGCTGCGGTTGCTCATTGTGTCGAGCTTGCAACCGACCGTCAAGGCTGTTGTGTCCTTCAAAAGTGTCTCTATCATTCCGATGGTGACCGGAAGGCCAGGCTGATGTCTGAGATCGCATCtaattctctctttctttctcaagATCAATAT comes from Dioscorea cayenensis subsp. rotundata cultivar TDr96_F1 chromosome 15, TDr96_F1_v2_PseudoChromosome.rev07_lg8_w22 25.fasta, whole genome shotgun sequence and encodes:
- the LOC120277847 gene encoding pumilio homolog 12-like, with amino-acid sequence MDMEGRRATEQEYDELEMLLGEIPNVTLANPHFVDHAITDILPKLGALSVEEEEERSSPSRKFTKSYNSPQASIHGGYKALNGSLSQTFDQHPQSNGNFSLKTSMVNTEKIPSDLPDNWHQASAFFGNAFLFDEGNTLFNKLSSSAVDHSPVSSLASPIGSMGVPNCSIPNTMINGVHVSCPELESHLALTRINGINKYVSRMDVQNESEFLKKKRQEVLQNNWQEQQRSIQVNSRFMPLNAETNAALELLPGVPFPGMELTASAFQQQYCFDVHSTACVPSHDSAWQNIEGGGHYNMHQQFFYPPCLHKQGFPNGTFSGIRSVGSTTEPYIKLPDSHQIQHFNGNLYWNDYLLYKRHNEPEFPAIGGGVYQCNPYVQKQTSTNEQTFLAKDDNDHLFMDRKLVSPIKILTRSDGMNSLRPSQSRSARVNQSKSTVDRDGDMHSNGQVEQPLAFSNGLWMDGLNCQSLSPSNHDFTISPKSPQVKYNSIDDVLGGIYSMAKDQIGCRFLQKKFAEGAPEDIERIFVEIIGHIVELMTDPFGNYLVQKLLEVCDEGQRMCILNIVTRKPGELFRISCDMHGTRAVQKVIETLQNADQYSMVVASLKPRVVALLKNINGNHVAQRCLQYLPAEYNEFLFDAAVAHCVELATDRQGCCVLQKCLYHSDGDRKARLMSEIASNSLFLSQDQYGNYVVQFILDQKVPWATSMILDRLEGNYADLSMQKCSSNVVEKCLRLAGEEHCVRIVQELMNSSMLLQILQDPFGNYVIQSALKECKTAFRASFVEVIKPHIPALRNSPYGRKVLSSICLKK